Part of the Melopsittacus undulatus isolate bMelUnd1 chromosome 7, bMelUnd1.mat.Z, whole genome shotgun sequence genome is shown below.
ATCATAAATGATGGGTGGATTTGCTTTCTGCCTCCAGAGTCAATCACTGTGCCAAAGAACTTAGGAAGTGTACAGATGATGTTTAGGGAAGCCAGGCATCAAATGGTAACAAATTAATCTTAAGTAAATATGTGGCAACTGTCTTTACCTTCTTACTTGAGCCCTGAAGCTTGCTCCCCTTTCATtcaagaaaatggaagaatcCAGATGACCTTAATGGAAAAGAACTGAGCTCCTTTTGCCCATAATAACAAAGGATATTTTGTGTGCTCTTACCTGAGCTACACACTAACATTGATATTTCTCTGATTCTGCTACTCAGCACAGGTCGCATGGAAAACACATTCTTACTTCCTTTTGTGAGGAACAAACATGCACAATCACACTTTTTAATCAAGATTGTGAAACGAGGGCAGGCATTTACACCTGCAGGAAGTTTTAGTAGCTGATGGTTTAAGACATTCACAATACACTCCCATATGTGGatgttaattttcctttccaactcaGGACACAAAAGCGGGAGTCATCCAGCCAAATATGCCAAATGAGAGAGAATATTTGTATAAGTAGGTCTTTCCCTAAAAATGTCTCTTGACTGTAAGAGGAGCCCAGATCTGTTGTGATGTCAGTGAAATGAATTCCACTACTTCTGCAAAAATGGGGTAATTACATGCCTGTAGTTACCATTCATGAATTGCAGAGTTCCCTTGAAAACCTGGGGAGAATTTAGGCATATGTCACTGAAACTCCACACCAAAGAGGAGGAATccttaatttatttctcttctagagtggattttttccttctctttggaATCTACCTTTCCAAACCTAGTACAAATTATTAATCTCTAGTGCAAATGAAAAGTCACTGCAAATAGCACCGAAGAGTAATTTCATATCCCAAGCCTCTCAACCATCCTTTCTCCCAAATAATAGATGTGACATTTGCTCCAAATTAAGGAGGGATTTGAGGTGGAAGGCTATTGTCAAAATATGGGCAGAATCTGACTGAAGATAGTTTAACTGCAGTtaaaacacagaacacagaGGATTTAGAAAACTGGGCAAATATTTGTTAAATTGGCTTTCTTACTAGTGACAGTGTCTTTTGCCCAATACCATTCTTCTCTGACAGTGGCATTTAAAACAAGACATTTGGCAGTCCATTGAGGCCTAATGATTAATGTTACATGACCATCAGTAACAATTCAAACTTTAAAGGGCTGTAGGCTCTGATGTGGGAGCTGAGCAATGCTTTTTGAGTTGTGGGAATGTTactggaggaagaaaataccTGGCTGGTAACTGCTGGAACTGAACATCCATTGCCTTAGCAACAGGCAGTTGTGCTCAGAAGTTATGTGCCATTTTCAAAGCTACCTGCAACTTATTTGAAACTACTACCAGGTATCCACATAAACCCTGTTTTTCTTAGCACTCATATGTGAGTCTTCAAATGTAGGTGGGaacttctgctgtcatttaaaaaaaggctAGCCAGATTCCTCACCTGTGAATAACACAGGTAATGTTGGTGACACTCAAGCAAGGGCACCTCTGCACTGGCAAGTATCCTAGCTCAGCCACAGAATCACTGGGGTTCCAGGGAACTGAACGGGTTTAAATTAACCTAAGGAAGAGGAGTGGAATTCAGCACAGCCTAAAACTTGATACCTCCTGAGGACAGTTTTtaggggggggtggggtggggtggtggtggtgcaggACTAACAGGCATAGATGacaatgttttcttaaaaacataaCCTAGCTAATGGTGATAACTTTGCTGTGGCAGTAGCTACTGACAGACCCATCAAGAAGGCACACAGATAACAAGTTAAATGGACAAAGAGTGTGGCATATTACACACCATGCAAAACATTgcaaaaatgcacattttagTTGAGAGAAAAGATTTTGTAAATATCCCGCAAAGCAGATATTACTGTTATTTGCTCTGTAGTTTGCCACTTACAATGCAAACGGGGACAAACCTGCCAAGTGAAAGAGGGAGACAGCACCAGAACTCCATCTGTGTGGGCTTTTTTCCCTCAGTTTCTGGACCACCAGGCCATGTCATGTCAGTATATTGTCACCTACAGACAAGATGAGTTTGAGTTTTGGTATATTCTCTTCTGTTAACAAATTTGAAGACCAACATTTGCCATAAACTTACAGTGAATTTTGTCCCCCCTGAAAAGACCAGCCCAAATTGTGAAGGTGCTGTAGTGTGATCTTTAgggccaaaaaagaaaaacccacatcAATCCCTGCCCAAGCTTCAGCTTGTCCTTCGGATGCTGCTTGCAGTACAGAGGGATGACAGCTCATGAAATGGTAGCTTCATATAGCCCTGGATAGATCCTTTTTAGCAGATGAAACTGGGACGCTGGGATTTTGTTACAGTTtctcaaccaaaaaaaaaaaaaaaaacaacggAGGGCTTCATACAGCCATGCCCTAGTTCAGTTGTTTCTTTCAGGATGCATTCTTTGGtagtgttttcatttgaaatctCTGCCTTCCCAAACACATATAGCTGTTCACATGAAGAattacagcagaaaagaaaccaagacACTCAGGTAGTTCAAGTGGCTGAGACTGCAGCCAAAATGGCAGCTCAAGCCAGGCAGTTTGTCAGCCCTTTGTGCACCTTTCAAGGCTCCTCCATGAAGCAGTCACAACTATCGCAGCTAGtcctgcacagagctgctccccactCTGCACACTGGTAGCTTCTGCCTAGCACAGGGGTCTGACAGAGCTGAGAAGATGTCACCATGAGGATACTGCTGGAGGAAGAACAGCACATGCTGGAAGCCAGTGGGGTTTGCTGCTCTACCTAAATACGGGCTGTGTGCCTGTAGCTTGACCAGAAACACACACACGGCTGGTGTAGCAGACCAGGGCTCATCACGGCAGCTTTGTAAATAGTGAGAGAGCACGACCCAGGGGAAGTGTTGGCTCTGGGCTCCTTCAGTACTGTTTGGGTGAGGGGAGCACTCATCATGCTTGTGGAGCCTGAGATGCCTGAATTTAGTGTTATTTTGGGGATCTCTGCCAGGGCTCTTCTGTCGTGCTTCACACCCAGACGTGATTGTAGGGCAGCAGAGGGCTGACTTCTGTGGAGTTAAGCATGTCAATGTGTTACTTGCTTGACGTACTAGAGGCAAGAACAGCACCTGCCTATGAATTAATTCAGCTTATCAGCATGGCTAGTATTTACATGTGTTGTTGCTGCAGGTAGCAGCATGCTGTGTAGTATCAGGGAGTGTAAGCATGAAACTCTGAGTGGGCAGATGACACTAGTGCCACGTGGTAGCACCAGCCTCCTCTGAGGGGtacaggagagcagaggaaacCAGGGGTGCGCTCTGCACTCACAGCCCTGCATCGCAGACTGCATGAGGGACTGCTGTGCTGAGGAGTGATGTCTGTGCACTGTCAGACTTTGTGCTCagattttccagtgttttatgTACTTCTGCGTGgttcaaacaaacaaatgtgcCAGGATACTTCCATCTGGCTTCTTGCTTCTTCCCGGAACAGGACAGGAAGGCAGCTCTTTTCGGGCAGGGCCAGTGTCCCCCTGACCGAGTTTACACGTCTCGGCGTGAGCAGAGGtgggtgcaggagctgctgccggGGAAGCAGCGCATACCCAACGtgtgctctgctcttcctccagAGCACCTGAGCCCAGCCCCGCCACCGGTAAAACGGGATGGCCTGAGAGTGAGCCCCGTTCTGTTGGTGCGCCTGCGCACTACCTGCGTGTCTGTGGCCGTGACGAGAGCCCGCCCCGCACTCACCCGCTCTGCCCGGGGGCGTCTCGGCGGTGACATGGTGATGTTGGGGGCGGGCGGGGGCGCGACAGCGCCCGGCACTCTCTGCCGGCGGTCCGGGGACTTTCCCCTAGGCGGGCCAGGGCCCATGAGGAACCAGCGTCCTCCGTGCGTGGCCTAGCGAGCAGGtcttcagagcatcccagcactTGCCTTGCGCAGTCGCCGTCTTATACGGCccagagaaggggaaaacacCTAGGTTAGTGTGAGTCCTGTTTGCCGCCCTGCTTACGTTTGTGCCGGTCTCTCCAGGCGACGCTCAGGAGGAAAGACCGCCGGACCGCCCCGGGACGCGCAGCGCTGCCGGGTGTCCGCAGTCCCGGTGCCGCTGAGAGCCCGCACCGCCCCGGGAATATGTTAAGCAAATCGAGCGCCGCGGCCCCGCCCCGAGGCGGGCAGCGcgagctgctgcagggctcaggcAGCGCCTGCGCAGGTGGGTAGCCGCGCCGGGGAGGAAGCACTCCAGCGCCGCCTTGTGGCCTGCGAGCCGCACCACCCCATTGTACTGACGCTGGGAAACACGGGCGATGGCCCCCACTCCGGTACCGACAGAGCGCCCCAGCTGTGCCCGCTGAGCAAACGGGAGTCATCTGCCGTGACTGCAGTTTCCCGCACTCCCGCAGAGAAAACAGGGCCGGTTTTTGTTTCCGCTGCACGGTTTCATGTGTCCTCAAGACAGCTGTGCACTCACACGTTAGTGCATTTGTTCTGGCCGCATCTCCTCAGCAAGGTCTGACAACTGCTGCTAGAGGCCGGCACAGCACCTGTCAGAACTGACCAGGCTGCACAAACACCTCTTGCCACGGAGAGTTCTTCAAAATTCTTTCACTCTTCCTCTAGGGTTCATGAAATGTTAATAATTCCCATTAAAATACTTAATGCTTATGTACTTGTATGTCAGAATCTCCTTGTTGGGCTGCCTTCCATGcagaatgtgaaataaaaagaacacaCTTCAACTTTTTCTATTAAGAGTAGCTACAGACTCATCCTTTAATGAATCACAACCAAACATCAAAGAGGAATAACAttcaaaattctttaaaaaaggtAAGCTCAAGTCAGAACTTTATAAAAAAGCATCTAGCACCTCAGCCTTTCAAAACAGTTACCCTGCCACCCCCATGAGCTCTGTAAATGCTGTGCGCTTCACTTTACAGACAGCAAACACAGGTTTTCACATTGCAACACGTGCTGCAGTTCTCAACTAGAGACCTGGTGATGCCCAAACCAACAGCTAGAAAAGCTGTTGCCTACTTCAGAAGGCACAGGATACAATTCCTGCCCTGCAAAAAAGCTCACTCTGCATCTCCACCTGAACAGTGAGGATATGAAGAGATATGGCGCTTCCTGGCATGAATACCACAACTCCCAAACGCAGCACAGAAATTGCTCTGCACCAAGAGCACAGGCCAAACCTCATGCTGCATTGGGGTTTAATACAATTTTAACAAGTTGCTTTCTGAATGTCAGGTTGTGCTCCAGAAACATTGAGGAGGAATGCCCAAGAAAACTCAGGAGAGCGCAGAAGCACAGGGGTCAGATGGAGGAAGTTCTCAACAGGCCGTTGGGAAGCACATACGCCTTGCAGATTTCAGGTGCTACGAGCTGGACAGCCACCACTGTTCAGAATTGTGTAGGTACAGTGTAACAATGCTGCTGTGGTTCAGtcccagaatcacagaagaaactgaagtcTTTCAGTGGATACATCTACTAGGGAGACCCCAGGAATTCATATTCACTGCTGCAGTACCCAATCAACGGATCTGTCAGTCAAGTGTAAGGTCACCACTAAGTAATGCTAACTACTGTCATCAGACAAGCTCAAGTAAAAATTGCACTGAAGACATTATgtttttacaattacatgtcATTATCCAATATATCAAAACATGCAGTTTGTGCAGGTATTCCAGGAacattgaaaataaaaggtaacTGGCCACTTTCTTTGCTCCAAACTACTCCGTACATGGTGTAAAACCATAGCAAATGGAGGGCTCAGTTAGTGCGAATGCTTCACAATCCACTGTCTCTAGCAGACAGCAACATCTTCATTTTGCTTATCCTGGCATTACAAAGTAGAAATAGATATTCTATAGGTCCACCATCAGTTTTACAATATTGCAGCCATGAGtccaaagaaaacaagtaatcCTTGTGGGATTACACCTTGAGGCCACTCAAAGTAAAGCTTTTATTCAGGTGTTGCAAAGTTATTGAAATGGCTGGAATAGTCAATAGCCACAACCAAAGTACTATAAAAGCACATCCCAGAGGTTTTAGTAGCAGTCAAAATATGCTTAGTATAGAAATCCATgtttatttcaagaaaaatcaGCAAGTGCTATTTCACAATATAAATTAAACTTGCTTACAGAGTTCTGGTGGCTGATGTAGCTCAGACTTGAATGCCAATTGGTAATTTGCCAGTGTAATGTTAAATGGGATTAGGGTGTCATTTATATTGTGAGCATTACAAAAACATCCCATAAAAATAAGTGAATCAACTATTTTCTCTCCTAGTATGCACAACAGTGAACATTATGAACAACAAGCCTGAAACAGAGGAGTTCAACTTTTTgactgaagtttttttttttaacaactttcAAGTATTATGGTCCCTATGTACACACTCCTACATGGCTAAAAAAACCACAATAGACAATTGAGCACACTGCCATTAAATCGTAAGAATTACAAAATTGTCAGGTTTTAAACAGCAAATTGTACCTTaatcatttaattaaaaatagaagacTTAGGTAGACTATTTTGCAAACAAACCAGCACACTAGTGTGCTATATATTAAGGCATACCTTTAAATGCGCACCTGTCATCTCTAACAAGTTTTATACAATTGCTACTAAGTGAGAGGACTATCATTGTCTTgcaaaactgagaaagaaatacaaaatatctGAAAGCCTACATTTTCAAAGTACAAAATTAACCTTCAGTCCTTGTGTTGAAATATTATACACAGTACAAACAGCAAAGCTCCCTACAAGATCTCACGAGGATTTCTTAAAGCTGGAGGTAAATTTGAAGGTTTTGATTCTTCATCCAGAAGTACCAAATCTTCAATTTCACtacctttgtattttcttttacagatctTCACAATAACTCTCTTCTTGAGGAACAGCTTCAAAGCTTCTCTTGAAGCAACTGCTTTGGCATTTTCCATACTTTTACCACAGCCAGTACCCAAGTAGACAGACTTGCACCTCAGTTCACAAACTATGTTTTCCAGAGAGCTTTTATTTTGAGGCAAGTCTGCAAGCTCCTTCAGGGGAACAAAAGCAACGTCTAAAGTAGCTTTTACAGACTGAATAGATGAGTTTAGAAGTTCCACATGATTTACGTTGGGACTGAAGCCTCCAACAGCAACCAGTTTCCAGGCTACAGCTTTGTACAGTCTGTTGAAAAAAGGTTGTCTTTCCTTCACATCATCGCTGGTCAATGGTTTGCGCAAAGCCTTAGCAGGGCTTTCGCCTGCCTGCGAGCCGCTCTTGGAGGCAAGCTGCGGGGAACCTGTCTGTGTGCCACCCTTTGAGGCCAGCAGGGAAGCACCTGCCTGAGCTCCACCCCGGGAGGCCAGTGATGAGGGACCCTGCTGAGCCCCGCTCCGAGCGGCCAGCAGCGAAGCAGCCACCTGAGCACTACTCTTGGAAGTCAGCAGTGAAGATCCCTGCTGAGTGCCACTCCGAGCGGCCAGCAACGAGGCAGCCACTTCGGCACTGCTCTTGGAGGCCAGGAGCGAGGAGCCTACCTTTGTGCCCTTGGAGGCCAGCAGCAGCGAGGTGCCTACCTGAGTGCCACTCTTGGGGGCCAGCAGCAGTGAGGTGCCCACCTGAGTGCTGCTCTTGGACACTGATGCTGCAGTgcttgcttgggttttggaaGACAGCAATGTAGCACTTGTTTGTGGGGTGCTCTTGGCAGCCagtggcactgctgctgcctgtgaggTGCTCTTGGTGGTCAGTGGCACCGCTGCTGCCTGTGGGGTGCTACTGGCAGCTGCTGGCACGGCTGCCGGCACCACCTCTGCCTGCAGCGTGCTCTTGGCAGGTGCTGGCACCACCACTGGCACAGCCTCTGCCTGCGGGGAGCCCTTGGCAGATGCTGGCACTACACTTACTGGAGTTTTCTTTTCAGGTGATGGCACATCTTCACACTTGTTTTCCTTAGGTGGATTTGAGCAAGGCTTCTCTCCTGACTCTTTTTCCGATGAAGGTGGGCTTTGCTCAGTAGTATTTTCAGCATTAgcaggtttttcttctgtttttacgTCTGATGCTGTGACTGTTTCATGATTTGAACTGCAAGTTGACTGGGAGATTTCTGGATCTTTGCTAGtatctttttcctgctctttagGCAGTGTGTTCTCTGTTTCTTTCGGGGCTTCTGCCTTGGTTGTTTTCACATCCTTTCCAGTATCCTTAGaatctctgcttttctcaaCAGCTTGCTTCTTGGAAGGAACCTCTATCCCTTCTGCAAAACAAGTAAAGTATGTTATGTTCTTCAATTTCTGCACTATAAAGTATCTAGAGACAATTTATCTATTTTCCAAAAACTTGCAGCAATAATCTTTGTTAATTTAAAAGGTATCTATCAAGAATAAACTTTGAACTGtgttttaaagttttaacctagtatttcagaatattttagtgttaaaaaaaccaaaaacaactcAGGTGCAAGATttcatgttttggtttgggaCTGGCAGGCAAGTAtgtatttctgttcttaaaatCCAAATCAAAAAATGATCAAAGTACATTAAACAAACTATCTGACCTAAACAACAACAGGTATTTTGCATACATGAACAATAAACATCTTTAGAATAGCTTTACTTTAAAATGCACTTTGAGAATTTCCTTAAGAAACTAGGTTTTGCCCAAAGCTGCAATGTCTGACTAGTGCTAAAGGCAGAGTAACACGAATGTATTTAAGCCGAAGTACAACAGTCTAGATAGCATTACAGAAATAATCAGCTTAAAGTTGTACCAGTATGGAGAAATTCAAAACAAGAGCTCTATGCTACTAAAGGAATATAAATGCATTACATCTATTTTACATACAGGTATTGTATGAAGCAAAAAAAGCACAGAGAGGAGCAACTATTAACGAAGagcttaaaaagtaaataattctGACTTCTTTCTAGGCCCGAGGTAAACCGAAAACGTTCAAAAACAAGCATTTTCTATACTCCTATGTATTGTCACAGCTATGATCTGCTAACCATTGCTACTTGATATGCCTCTTTTCTTCACCTTGGCAACCAGTTCATCTCTCGTGGTGCGGACAGGCGCGCCGGTCACTTGGATGCCTTCGGCCATTTCCAGCGCCTTCTCCATGACCTGCGGCGGGTACCTAGAAGGGCGacaaggggaaggagaagaggggaGAGGTGAAGCCCGGCCGcctcccgccccgccccgcccgcggGGGCCGGCACCCGGCCGCACTCACCGGCAGCCCAGGAAGACGTGGTTGGCCCACACCATGGAGAGGGACACCAGGCGCTGGAGCTGGGCGCTGCCCGCCGCCGGCAGCTCCCCGACGTTGCGCAGCAGGAACTCGCGGCGGTGCCGCCAGTGATGCTCGGGCTCGCAGGCCCCGCGCAGCGCCTCGGCCCAGGCCACCTCC
Proteins encoded:
- the CDKN2AIP gene encoding CDKN2A-interacting protein — encoded protein: MAAVKAAGEPLGRTAEEVAWAEALRGACEPEHHWRHRREFLLRNVGELPAAGSAQLQRLVSLSMVWANHVFLGCRYPPQVMEKALEMAEGIQVTGAPVRTTRDELVAKVKKRGISSSNEGIEVPSKKQAVEKSRDSKDTGKDVKTTKAEAPKETENTLPKEQEKDTSKDPEISQSTCSSNHETVTASDVKTEEKPANAENTTEQSPPSSEKESGEKPCSNPPKENKCEDVPSPEKKTPVSVVPASAKGSPQAEAVPVVVPAPAKSTLQAEVVPAAVPAAASSTPQAAAVPLTTKSTSQAAAVPLAAKSTPQTSATLLSSKTQASTAASVSKSSTQVGTSLLLAPKSGTQVGTSLLLASKGTKVGSSLLASKSSAEVAASLLAARSGTQQGSSLLTSKSSAQVAASLLAARSGAQQGPSSLASRGGAQAGASLLASKGGTQTGSPQLASKSGSQAGESPAKALRKPLTSDDVKERQPFFNRLYKAVAWKLVAVGGFSPNVNHVELLNSSIQSVKATLDVAFVPLKELADLPQNKSSLENIVCELRCKSVYLGTGCGKSMENAKAVASREALKLFLKKRVIVKICKRKYKGSEIEDLVLLDEESKPSNLPPALRNPREIL